A genomic region of Solanum dulcamara chromosome 2, daSolDulc1.2, whole genome shotgun sequence contains the following coding sequences:
- the LOC129880630 gene encoding uncharacterized protein LOC129880630, translated as MAVSSTLSMNFAALSRDLFSPFPQSLTSTSLKRRGSHFRVSAKLGGEEGDVKKDGKKKFITKEQEPEQYWQSAGERAGENPMMTPLPYIIIFGMSTPFVILAIAFANGWIKVPIR; from the exons ATGGCTGTTTCTTCTACACTTAGCATGAACTTTGCAGCTTTATCAAGGGATCTGTTTTCACCTTTTCCCCAATCTCTCACTTCAACCTCATTGAAAAGAAGGGGAAGCCATTTCAGAGTTTCTGCTAAATTAG GAGGAGAAGAGGGTGATGTCAAGAAAGATGGGAAGAAGAAATTCATAACTAAAGAACAAGAACCTGAACA GTATTGGCAATCAGCAGGAGAAAGAGCAGGGGAGAACCCTATGATGACACCTCTTCCTTATATAATCATATTTGGAATGTCAACACCCTTTGTGATCTTGGCCATTGCTTTTGCAAATGGTTGGATAAAGGTTCCAATAAGATGA